The window CACGTTCGAACGTGAATTGCACGCGCGTATCCGCGCGCTCTACCGCCGCGCCGACGCCGTCATCGCCGTGAGCGAACACAACGCGGCGCTTCTGCGCGGTTACGGTTTCGACGCGACGGATCGCCTTCACGTGATCCCCAACAGCGTGTCGCCATTCGGCGGCGCGCCCATGACGCGCGGCGAGGCGATCATGCGATTCGGATTGCCGGAGAAGGAGCTTCATGCCGTGTGCGTTGCGCGTCTGCATCGGCAAAAGGGCATCGACGTGCTGATCGAAGCCCTCGCGAGGGTCGATCCTTCAGTACGCGCGAGACTTCACGTGACTGTGCTGGGCGACGGACCCGACCGCGACGCGCTCGTGGAGTTGGCGGCCGCGCGCGGCGTGGCGGATACCATTTCGTTCGCCGGTTGGTGTGACGATCCCCGAGCGGTGACGGGCGCGTTCGACCTGTTCGTGCTGCCCAGCCGTTCGGAGGGGCAGCCGTTCGCGCTGCTCGAGGCGATGTCGGACGGCGTGCCTGTGATCGCGTGCGCCGCGGGTGGCATCCCCGAAGCGCTGGATGAAGGGCGCGTAGGGACGCTCGTGCCCGTTGAGGACGTCACCGCGCTGGCGCGGATGATCGCCGCGTTCATCGCCGATCCCGGTCCCGCACGAGAACGCGCGCGGCTCGCCCAAGTCCACGTGCGCGAACGCTATAACGCGCGGATCAATCTGGGTCGGACAATCGATTTGTGGGATGCGGGGCGCTAACGGTCGCCGTACCAGCGGTCGTAGAACTCGCGATACTCGCCGGAGACGATCCGCCGCCACCACGCCTCGTTGGCGAGATACCAGTCGATCGTCTCGACAATCCCGCGTTCGAACGTATATCGCGGCGTCCAGCCGAGCTCGCGCTCGATCTTCGACGCGTCCATCGCGTAGCGCCGGTCGTGGCCGGGGCGGTCCTTGACGTGCGTGATGAGGGTGGCCGACGCGCCCCGCGGACGGCCGAGCCGGCCATCGACGGTCTCGATGATGATCTTCACGATGTCGATGTTCGCCCACTCGTTGTTGCCGCCGATGTTATAGACCTCTCCGGCGCGCCCGCGCGTCATGGCGGCCTCGATGGCGCGGCAGTGATCGGAGACGTGCAGCCAATCGCGGATCTGCATGCCGTCGCCGTACACGGGCAGCGGCTTGCCCTCGATGCAGTTCGCGATCATCAGCGGGATGAGTTTTTCGGGAAACTGATACGGGCCGTAATTATTGGAGCAGCGCGTGATGACAGTGTCGAGCCCGAAGGTGTGGTGGTACGCGTGGACGAGATGATCGGCCGACGCCTTCGACGCCGAGTAGGGGCTGCTGGGCACGAGCGGCAGATCCTCGGTGAACTTGCCCGTCGCGCCGAGCGACCCGTACACCTCGTCGGTGCTGACTTGCACGTAGCGCATAACGCCGTGCGCCTTCGCGGCTTCGAGCACCTTCAGCGTGCCCATCACGTTGACGTCCACGAAGACCGCGGGACCGAGGATCGAGCGATCCACGTGGCTCTCTGCCGCGAAGTGGACGACGTGCGTGAAGCGCTCTCGCGCAAACAGGTCCGCGAGCGCCGCGTCGTCGCGGATGTCGGCCTTCACGAACGCGTAGTGCTCGCCGGGCTCAATCCCCGCGAGGTTCTCCAGATTGCCCGCGTAGGTGAGGGCGTCGAGCGCCACGAGGCGCGCGTCGCGGTGCGTCTCTCGCATCTGGCGGACGAAGTTCGATCCGATGAATCCGGCGGCGCCGGTGACGAGGACGTTCATCGTGGGCACGTCGGTCTCCGTCTCAGCCGTCTTTGCGCGACCAATCGTAGGGAATGTTGTTGTCGTGCGGATGAACTCGGTACTCGTCGGGGTCGTCGTAGCGATAAGGCATCGTCGGGATATTGATGACGATGGCCTCGGTCTCGCCGATCGACTTGAACCCGTGCATCACGCCGAGGGGGATCTTCACGAGGATCGGGTTGTGCTGCCCCATGAAAAACTCGTTGACCAGATTTGCGGTCGGGGACACCGGCCCCTCGTGGCCGTAGCCGAGCGCGGCGTCGCGCCCGTCCCAGAGCACGAGCTTCATCATGCCGGCCACCACGGCGAAGTGGTCCGTCTGCAACCGGTGGTAGTGCCAGCCCTTTACGACGCCGGGGTAGGCCGCCGTCATGTAGACCTGCCCGAATTTCTCGTACACCGCGTCGTCGCAGCGCAGGATCTCCATCAGCCGTCCGCGCTCGTCGGGAATCACGCGCAGCGGCTTGACCACCACGCCGTCGATCAGTTTCTGCGCCACGTCCCGCTCCCTTACTCGGATTTTTCGAAGAGGTCGTCGAACGATTTCGACCACGCCAGTTCGGTGGCGTGCCGCCAGGATTCCAGCGTGCCCGCGTCGGTCCAGTACCCACCCAGGCGCACCGCCTTCATCTTGCCGATGCGCACGTAGTGGTTGTTGACGTCGGTGATCTCCAGTTCGCCGCGCTGCGACGGCTTCA is drawn from Deltaproteobacteria bacterium and contains these coding sequences:
- a CDS encoding glycosyltransferase; protein product: MRNALIITDVTAPGGVDTYVADLCVAARERGWSPWLFMDDGEGSDALAKRIEVLGIPLMRRGLYHRAHDESARRESTREALAWATPQVAHAACGAPWTTVVPREVVLDANLPLVFVEQYVAEGFTFERELHARIRALYRRADAVIAVSEHNAALLRGYGFDATDRLHVIPNSVSPFGGAPMTRGEAIMRFGLPEKELHAVCVARLHRQKGIDVLIEALARVDPSVRARLHVTVLGDGPDRDALVELAAARGVADTISFAGWCDDPRAVTGAFDLFVLPSRSEGQPFALLEAMSDGVPVIACAAGGIPEALDEGRVGTLVPVEDVTALARMIAAFIADPGPARERARLAQVHVRERYNARINLGRTIDLWDAGR
- the rfbB gene encoding dTDP-glucose 4,6-dehydratase; the protein is MNVLVTGAAGFIGSNFVRQMRETHRDARLVALDALTYAGNLENLAGIEPGEHYAFVKADIRDDAALADLFARERFTHVVHFAAESHVDRSILGPAVFVDVNVMGTLKVLEAAKAHGVMRYVQVSTDEVYGSLGATGKFTEDLPLVPSSPYSASKASADHLVHAYHHTFGLDTVITRCSNNYGPYQFPEKLIPLMIANCIEGKPLPVYGDGMQIRDWLHVSDHCRAIEAAMTRGRAGEVYNIGGNNEWANIDIVKIIIETVDGRLGRPRGASATLITHVKDRPGHDRRYAMDASKIERELGWTPRYTFERGIVETIDWYLANEAWWRRIVSGEYREFYDRWYGDR
- a CDS encoding dTDP-4-dehydrorhamnose 3,5-epimerase family protein, with translation MIDGVVVKPLRVIPDERGRLMEILRCDDAVYEKFGQVYMTAAYPGVVKGWHYHRLQTDHFAVVAGMMKLVLWDGRDAALGYGHEGPVSPTANLVNEFFMGQHNPILVKIPLGVMHGFKSIGETEAIVINIPTMPYRYDDPDEYRVHPHDNNIPYDWSRKDG